A stretch of the Clostridium fungisolvens genome encodes the following:
- a CDS encoding response regulator, with protein sequence MVRLLIADDEKYERESIISILSWEFGDKLEVLEARNGREAIEIAEQTRPDIVITDIKMPGINGLVAIEEIKRSLPNTYFIILTAYDYFDFAVEAVKNNVKEYILKPFGRPELIEKIRKAVACVDKEKAKRKSEIENAEKLNNLISVMENELSYYILNNTFEAIDEQMYKNYLNLTFENTCSMVIELECRDTELFNNQIKSKVGEYIKGYINLKYRAIGTYKSIKELVYFIEAPVDHSDEDKKITIVKLAVDIRKEVQRIFDISINIGIGRCYSGLAAMHTSYKEAATSLEKRCDNNIIHIENIKDNANENNHNIDSSKSVLFKDIEKYIVDNMVEELDLDTVAARFNLSCYYFSRTFKEIIGYNFSDYINILRINKAKELLRDNSISIKEICFSVGYNDPNYFSKVFKKYEGRSPTEFRK encoded by the coding sequence ATGGTAAGACTTCTTATTGCTGATGATGAAAAGTATGAAAGAGAATCTATTATAAGTATACTAAGCTGGGAGTTTGGTGATAAACTGGAGGTGCTTGAAGCTCGTAATGGAAGAGAAGCTATCGAGATAGCAGAACAAACTAGACCAGATATTGTTATAACTGATATAAAAATGCCTGGTATAAATGGATTAGTAGCTATTGAAGAGATAAAGAGATCACTACCTAATACTTACTTTATTATTTTGACGGCATATGATTATTTTGACTTTGCAGTGGAGGCTGTGAAAAATAATGTCAAAGAGTATATACTAAAACCTTTTGGAAGACCAGAACTAATTGAGAAAATCAGAAAAGCAGTAGCATGTGTAGATAAAGAGAAAGCTAAAAGAAAAAGCGAAATAGAGAATGCTGAAAAGCTCAATAACTTAATTTCAGTTATGGAAAATGAATTGAGCTACTATATACTAAATAATACCTTTGAAGCTATAGATGAACAGATGTATAAGAATTATTTGAATTTAACTTTTGAAAATACATGTTCAATGGTGATAGAGCTCGAATGTAGAGATACAGAGCTTTTTAACAATCAAATTAAAAGCAAGGTAGGAGAATATATAAAAGGTTATATAAACTTAAAGTATAGGGCCATAGGAACATATAAATCTATTAAAGAATTAGTGTATTTTATAGAAGCTCCAGTAGATCATAGCGATGAAGACAAAAAGATTACCATAGTAAAACTGGCTGTTGATATAAGAAAAGAGGTACAAAGAATATTTGATATATCTATAAATATAGGGATAGGAAGGTGCTATAGCGGACTTGCAGCTATGCATACATCATATAAAGAAGCAGCTACTTCATTAGAAAAAAGATGTGATAATAATATAATTCATATAGAGAATATAAAGGACAATGCTAATGAAAATAATCACAATATAGATAGTAGTAAATCAGTGCTTTTTAAAGATATAGAGAAGTATATAGTTGATAATATGGTGGAGGAACTAGATCTTGACACTGTTGCAGCAAGATTCAATCTTAGTTGCTATTACTTTAGCAGAACTTTCAAAGAGATTATAGGTTATAATTTTTCAGACTATATAAATATTCTTAGGATAAATAAAGCTAAAGAACTTCTTAGAGATAACTCTATAAGCATAAAAGAGATTTGTTTCTCTGTTGGTTATAACGATCCAAATTACTTTAGTAAAGTATTTAAAAAGTATGAAGGGCGAAGCCCTACAGAATTTAGAAAATAA
- the chvE gene encoding multiple monosaccharide ABC transporter substrate-binding protein — protein MKKVLTTLLALGLMATLAGCGNSGTKATDAGAATSSKQLIGVAMPTQSLQRWNQDGSNMKSALEAKGYKVELQYANNDVNTQTQQVENMITKGCKVLVVAAIDGSAMTDVLKKAADNNVKVVAYDRLIMKTPNVDYYATFDNFKVGVIQGQYIEKQLGLKDGKGPFNIELFGGSPDDNNATFFFNGAMSILQPYIDNGKLVVASGQKDFTKIAIQGWDSAKAQARMDNLITANYAKDKKLDVVLSPNDSLAIGIVASLKNAGYGSSDKPYPILTGQDCDKPNVIAMINKQQSMSIFKDTRTLASKVVEMVDSLVQGKEAAVNDTKTYNNGSKVVPSFLCDPVYADASNYKSILIDSGYYKEADLK, from the coding sequence ATGAAAAAAGTACTTACTACTCTTTTAGCTTTAGGCTTAATGGCAACCTTAGCTGGTTGTGGTAATTCTGGGACAAAAGCTACAGATGCAGGCGCAGCCACTTCTAGTAAACAGTTAATTGGTGTAGCTATGCCTACTCAATCACTTCAAAGATGGAATCAAGACGGATCCAACATGAAATCAGCGCTAGAAGCAAAAGGATACAAGGTAGAGCTTCAATATGCTAACAATGACGTAAATACTCAGACTCAACAAGTAGAAAATATGATAACTAAAGGTTGTAAGGTTTTAGTTGTGGCTGCAATAGACGGATCAGCAATGACAGATGTTCTTAAGAAAGCAGCAGATAATAACGTAAAGGTAGTAGCTTACGACAGATTGATAATGAAGACACCTAATGTTGACTACTATGCAACATTTGATAACTTCAAGGTTGGAGTAATTCAAGGACAATATATAGAAAAACAACTAGGTTTAAAGGATGGAAAAGGCCCATTTAATATAGAACTATTTGGTGGTTCACCAGATGATAACAACGCTACTTTCTTCTTTAATGGTGCTATGAGCATATTACAACCTTATATTGATAATGGAAAATTAGTTGTTGCAAGTGGCCAAAAAGATTTTACTAAAATTGCAATTCAAGGCTGGGATTCAGCTAAGGCTCAGGCAAGAATGGATAACTTAATTACAGCTAACTATGCAAAGGACAAAAAACTTGATGTAGTACTTTCTCCAAATGATAGTTTAGCTATAGGTATAGTTGCATCTCTTAAAAATGCTGGTTATGGAAGCAGCGACAAACCATATCCAATATTAACAGGTCAAGACTGCGATAAACCAAATGTAATCGCTATGATAAATAAGCAACAATCTATGTCAATATTCAAGGATACTAGAACTCTTGCTTCAAAAGTAGTTGAGATGGTTGACAGTTTAGTACAGGGTAAGGAAGCTGCAGTAAATGATACAAAGACTTATAACAATGGAAGCAAGGTTGTACCATCATTCCTATGCGATCCAGTTTATGCTGATGCTTCAAACTATAAATCAATACTTATAGATAGCGGATACTATAAGGAAGCTGATTTAAAATAG
- the mmsA gene encoding multiple monosaccharide ABC transporter ATP-binding protein, translating into MEDYILQMKDITKLFPGVKALNNVNINVRKGEVHALIGENGAGKSTLMNVLSGIYPYGTYTGDIIYEGQECRFTNIKDSEKKGIVIIHQELALIPYLSIAENIFLGNEREKNNIINWRETKDKASEMLNRIGLNENPNTKIIDIGVGKQQLVEIAKALAKNVKLLILDEPTAALNEEDSDHLLNLILELQKEGISSILISHKLNEVVKVADRVTVIRDGATIETLENDGDISEDRIIKGMVGRDLTHRFPEHTPNIGDVVFEVKDWNVHDPLIPQRKVIKDMNIKVKKGEIVGLSGLMGAGRTEFAMSIFGKAYGTHITGKIFKDGKEITVNTIRQAIEHGIAYTTEDRKTAGLNLIDNIKNNITIANLFKISKNFVIDKSSQTNVAEEYRQKLNIKTPSILQVVGNLSGGNQQKVVLSKWIFTEPDVLILDEPTRGIDIGAKYEIYKIINDLADSGKSVIFISSELPEILGVCDRIYVINDGKIVGELDKKDASQESIMKCIMNSNREVI; encoded by the coding sequence ATGGAGGATTATATTCTTCAAATGAAAGATATAACAAAACTCTTTCCAGGGGTTAAGGCTTTAAATAATGTAAATATAAATGTAAGAAAAGGAGAAGTTCATGCTCTTATAGGAGAGAATGGAGCTGGTAAGTCTACCTTAATGAATGTCCTAAGTGGAATATATCCCTATGGAACTTACACTGGAGATATCATATATGAAGGACAGGAATGCAGATTCACGAATATAAAAGATAGCGAGAAGAAGGGTATAGTAATAATTCATCAAGAACTAGCATTAATACCATATCTATCCATAGCTGAGAACATATTCTTAGGAAATGAAAGAGAAAAAAATAATATTATAAACTGGCGCGAGACAAAAGATAAAGCTTCAGAAATGCTAAATAGGATAGGACTTAATGAAAATCCTAATACAAAGATTATAGATATAGGTGTAGGAAAACAGCAGCTTGTAGAAATAGCAAAGGCTTTAGCTAAGAATGTTAAGCTCTTAATATTAGACGAGCCTACTGCTGCTTTAAATGAAGAAGATTCAGATCATTTATTAAATTTAATATTAGAATTACAAAAAGAAGGTATTTCTTCAATACTTATTTCCCATAAACTTAATGAGGTTGTGAAAGTGGCTGATAGGGTAACAGTAATAAGAGATGGAGCTACTATAGAAACTTTAGAAAATGACGGTGATATAAGTGAAGATAGAATAATAAAGGGAATGGTTGGACGTGACCTTACTCACAGATTCCCAGAACATACTCCTAATATTGGAGATGTAGTTTTTGAGGTTAAAGATTGGAATGTACATGATCCATTGATACCACAAAGGAAAGTTATCAAGGATATGAATATAAAAGTTAAAAAAGGCGAAATCGTTGGACTTTCAGGTCTTATGGGGGCAGGAAGAACAGAATTTGCTATGAGCATCTTTGGGAAGGCTTATGGTACTCATATAACAGGGAAAATATTTAAAGATGGCAAAGAAATTACCGTTAACACCATCAGACAGGCTATAGAACATGGTATAGCTTATACTACAGAGGATAGAAAAACTGCAGGTTTAAACCTAATAGATAATATAAAGAATAATATTACTATAGCTAATTTATTTAAGATAAGTAAGAATTTTGTTATAGATAAATCAAGTCAGACTAATGTTGCTGAAGAATATAGGCAAAAGCTCAATATAAAAACACCAAGCATATTGCAGGTTGTAGGAAATCTTTCTGGAGGAAATCAACAGAAAGTTGTACTTAGTAAATGGATCTTTACTGAGCCTGATGTCCTTATCCTAGATGAGCCTACAAGAGGAATAGATATAGGTGCAAAATATGAAATATATAAGATTATAAATGACTTAGCGGATAGTGGAAAGTCAGTTATATTTATATCATCTGAGTTACCGGAAATACTAGGTGTTTGTGATAGGATTTATGTTATTAATGACGGAAAAATAGTGGGCGAACTAGATAAAAAAGATGCATCTCAGGAGTCCATAATGAAATGCATAATGAATAGTAATAGGGAGGTTATATAA
- the mmsB gene encoding multiple monosaccharide ABC transporter permease gives MQTVQKSGDNTKHNLLDVIKSTFRSNVRQYAMLIALVVIIIIFQILTNGILLVPMNVANLILQNSYVFILAIGMTLCILTGGNIDLSVGSVCAFIGALLGTFIVSMKMNIWLAIVFCLVAGLIIGIWQGFWIAYVRIPAFIVTLAGMLIFRGLTITMLKGLTLSPFPESFQKLSGGYIPDIFKGASALNLTAIIAGIIISIVYILLEVKKWSASKKNEYESNSLYLLIGKIAVVVLATNLVFYWFAKYKGIPVIFVIVGVLVFVYSFFANNTIQGRYLYAMGGNEKAAKLSGINTNRVLFFSYVNMAVLSAVASIAFTSRLNAAAPQSGTNFELDAIAACFIGGASAYGGVGTVIGAIIGALVMGVLNNGMSIMGVGSDMQMTIKGFVLLMAVAFDVFSKSKR, from the coding sequence ATGCAAACAGTTCAAAAATCTGGAGATAATACTAAGCATAATTTATTAGATGTAATTAAAAGTACCTTCAGGAGTAATGTAAGACAGTATGCAATGCTTATAGCATTGGTAGTTATTATAATCATATTTCAGATTTTAACCAATGGGATATTGTTGGTTCCAATGAATGTAGCAAATTTAATACTTCAAAATAGCTATGTATTTATTTTAGCCATTGGTATGACGCTTTGTATTTTAACTGGTGGAAATATAGACCTTTCTGTCGGTTCAGTGTGTGCTTTTATAGGAGCATTACTTGGAACTTTTATAGTAAGTATGAAAATGAATATATGGTTAGCAATAGTATTTTGCCTAGTAGCGGGTTTAATAATTGGGATATGGCAGGGATTTTGGATAGCTTATGTAAGAATACCAGCATTTATAGTAACACTTGCAGGTATGCTTATATTTAGAGGACTTACAATAACTATGCTTAAAGGGTTAACTCTATCTCCATTCCCAGAGAGTTTTCAAAAGTTAAGTGGAGGATATATACCAGACATTTTTAAAGGGGCCTCAGCTTTGAACCTAACAGCAATCATAGCTGGAATTATAATTTCTATAGTTTATATATTGTTAGAGGTAAAGAAGTGGTCTGCAAGTAAAAAGAATGAGTATGAAAGTAATTCTTTATATCTTTTGATTGGTAAAATTGCTGTAGTAGTTTTAGCTACGAACTTAGTGTTTTATTGGTTTGCAAAATATAAGGGGATTCCAGTTATATTTGTTATAGTTGGTGTATTAGTATTCGTGTATTCTTTCTTTGCTAATAATACTATTCAAGGAAGATACCTTTATGCTATGGGAGGAAACGAGAAGGCAGCAAAGCTTTCAGGTATAAATACAAATAGAGTACTTTTCTTCTCATACGTAAATATGGCAGTATTAAGTGCTGTAGCTAGTATAGCGTTTACTTCAAGACTTAATGCAGCAGCACCTCAATCAGGAACAAACTTTGAGCTTGATGCTATAGCAGCTTGTTTTATAGGTGGAGCTTCAGCTTATGGTGGTGTCGGTACAGTAATAGGAGCTATAATAGGAGCTCTAGTAATGGGTGTACTAAATAATGGTATGTCTATAATGGGTGTTGGAAGTGACATGCAGATGACTATAAAGGGATTTGTATTATTGATGGCAGTTGCTTTTGATGTATTTTCAAAGTCAAAGAGATAG
- the rhaB gene encoding rhamnulokinase: MEYHLAIDIGASSGRHILGYIEDGQMKIEEVYRFENGIKKIDDEYCWDLKGLFQEIKNGINKCKEIGKLPKSIGIDTWAVDFVLLDKENKVLGNTVAYRDDRTEGIMEEVFETIPKDMLYLYTGIQFQRFNTIYQLMAIKNKKPEILENAKAFLMVPDYLNFLLTGVKANEYTNATSTQLVNSFDRTWDDKILEQLGIDKSIFQEIKLPKTSLGNLRKELVEEFGFDMEVILPATHDTGSAFIASVCNDNDSVYLSSGTWSLMGVENHFPICVPQSMNYNFTNEGGIDYRFRFLKNIMGLWIIQEVRKNYDNKYSFAELVVKARESEDFNSIIDVNHDRFLNPENMIEEIKEYCRETNQQVPETVGQVAYCVYNSLSSSYKESIAELEEIFEKQYKKINVFGGGCQNELLNELLAKVTQKEVLAGPVEATAIGNIVAQLLSYEKVANLEEARKLIAKSFEIKTYIP, encoded by the coding sequence ATGGAATATCATTTAGCCATTGATATCGGGGCTTCTAGCGGAAGACACATCTTGGGATATATTGAAGATGGACAAATGAAGATAGAAGAAGTTTATAGATTTGAAAATGGAATAAAGAAAATTGATGATGAATATTGCTGGGATTTAAAAGGTCTATTCCAAGAGATAAAGAATGGAATTAATAAGTGTAAAGAAATTGGGAAATTACCTAAAAGTATAGGAATAGATACTTGGGCAGTAGATTTTGTTCTATTAGATAAAGAAAATAAAGTGCTAGGAAACACTGTTGCATATAGAGATGATAGAACTGAAGGGATAATGGAAGAAGTATTTGAGACTATTCCTAAAGATATGCTTTATCTATATACAGGAATACAGTTTCAAAGATTCAATACAATATATCAGTTAATGGCAATTAAGAATAAAAAGCCAGAGATATTAGAAAATGCAAAAGCATTTTTAATGGTTCCTGATTACTTAAACTTCCTTTTAACTGGAGTTAAAGCAAATGAATATACGAATGCTACAAGCACTCAGCTGGTAAACTCTTTTGATAGAACTTGGGATGATAAAATTTTAGAGCAGCTTGGAATTGATAAATCCATATTCCAAGAAATAAAGCTTCCTAAGACCAGTCTTGGAAATCTTAGAAAAGAATTAGTAGAAGAGTTTGGATTTGATATGGAGGTTATACTTCCTGCAACGCATGATACTGGTTCAGCTTTTATAGCTTCGGTATGTAATGATAATGACAGTGTGTACCTAAGCTCAGGAACATGGTCGCTAATGGGAGTAGAGAATCACTTTCCGATATGTGTACCTCAATCTATGAATTATAACTTCACTAATGAAGGTGGAATAGATTATAGATTTAGATTCTTAAAGAACATAATGGGACTTTGGATAATACAAGAGGTAAGAAAAAATTATGATAATAAATATTCCTTTGCGGAATTAGTGGTGAAGGCTAGGGAATCAGAAGATTTTAATTCGATTATAGATGTTAATCATGATAGATTCTTAAATCCAGAAAATATGATTGAAGAAATAAAGGAGTACTGCAGAGAAACAAATCAACAGGTTCCAGAAACTGTTGGACAAGTGGCCTACTGTGTTTATAATAGCTTAAGCTCAAGCTACAAAGAATCAATTGCAGAACTTGAAGAAATATTTGAAAAACAATATAAGAAAATAAATGTTTTTGGTGGTGGATGCCAAAATGAACTCCTCAATGAACTTCTTGCAAAAGTGACACAAAAAGAAGTATTAGCGGGACCAGTAGAAGCTACTGCTATAGGAAACATAGTTGCTCAGCTTCTAAGCTACGAAAAGGTAGCAAACCTTGAAGAAGCAAGAAAGCTTATAGCAAAATCTTTCGAGATAAAGACTTATATACCTTAG
- the rhaA gene encoding L-rhamnose isomerase: MNIKEKYEVAKQEYAKFGIDVDKVLQDLQKVKVSVHCWQGDDVTGFEVSQNALSGGIQATGNYPGRATNPEQLRADLDKALSLIPGKHKVNLHAIYAETNGQVVERDELKPEHFENWVNWAKERGLGLDFNPTIFSHPKASDGLTLSHPNKEVRDFWIRHAIGSRKIGEYFGKELGQTCLTNLWIPDGYKDIPSDRLGPRKRLKDSLDQIFAEKIDSNYNLDAVESKVFGIGAESYTVGSSEFYINYAAKNGILSLLDTGHYHPTEVVSDKISSMLLFSEKVALHVSRPVRWDSDHVVILDDELKEIAKEIVRNDALDRVIIGLDFFDASINRIAAWVIGTRNMLKALLSAMLTPHEELIRLQEEGNFTERLALMEELKTYPLGDIWNYYCEINNVPVKEEWINEVKEYEKTILAERK; the protein is encoded by the coding sequence ATGAATATAAAAGAAAAATACGAAGTTGCAAAGCAAGAATATGCAAAGTTTGGTATCGATGTAGATAAAGTATTACAAGACCTTCAAAAGGTTAAGGTTTCAGTACACTGTTGGCAAGGTGATGATGTAACTGGTTTTGAAGTAAGTCAAAATGCACTATCAGGTGGTATACAAGCTACAGGTAACTATCCTGGAAGAGCTACAAATCCTGAACAACTAAGAGCTGACTTAGACAAAGCATTAAGTTTAATACCAGGAAAGCATAAGGTCAACTTGCATGCTATATATGCTGAGACTAATGGTCAAGTAGTTGAAAGAGATGAACTTAAGCCAGAACACTTTGAAAATTGGGTGAACTGGGCTAAGGAAAGAGGATTAGGTTTAGATTTTAACCCAACAATATTTTCTCATCCAAAGGCTAGCGATGGATTAACTTTATCGCATCCAAACAAAGAAGTAAGAGATTTCTGGATAAGACATGCAATTGGTTCAAGAAAGATTGGTGAATACTTCGGTAAGGAACTTGGACAAACTTGTTTAACAAACCTTTGGATTCCAGATGGATATAAAGATATTCCAAGTGATCGTTTAGGACCAAGAAAGAGACTTAAAGACTCCTTAGATCAGATATTTGCAGAAAAGATAGATTCAAACTACAACTTAGACGCAGTAGAATCAAAGGTATTTGGAATAGGAGCAGAATCTTATACAGTTGGTTCAAGTGAATTCTATATAAACTATGCTGCTAAAAATGGAATTCTATCATTGTTAGACACAGGACATTATCACCCAACAGAAGTAGTTTCTGATAAGATATCTTCAATGTTATTATTCTCTGAAAAAGTTGCTCTTCATGTAAGTCGTCCAGTGCGTTGGGATAGTGACCATGTTGTTATATTAGATGATGAACTTAAAGAAATAGCTAAGGAAATAGTAAGAAATGATGCTTTAGATAGAGTAATAATAGGATTAGATTTCTTCGATGCAAGCATAAACCGTATAGCTGCTTGGGTAATAGGAACTCGTAACATGCTTAAAGCTTTACTTTCTGCAATGCTTACACCTCACGAAGAGTTAATAAGACTTCAAGAGGAAGGAAACTTCACAGAAAGATTAGCATTAATGGAAGAGTTAAAGACCTATCCATTAGGAGATATATGGAACTACTACTGTGAAATAAACAATGTTCCAGTTAAAGAAGAATGGATAAATGAAGTTAAAGAATATGAAAAAACAATATTAGCAGAAAGAAAGTAG
- the rhaD gene encoding rhamnulose-1-phosphate aldolase gives MALQDMNFIKTFTKITNDAWLKGWHERNGGNITYRLTEEETNGVQKYIDDSREYTPIGIKVENLANEIFLVTGSGKFIRNVSVCLEENVGLIKIDEKGENYKIVWGLVNGARPTSELPSHLNSHSIKKAATNGKHRVIMHSHTTNLIALTFVLPLDGQVFTRELWEMATECPVVFPSGIGVVPWMVPGGAEIAEATGELMKSHDIVIWAHHGTFCSGEDLDLTFGLMDTVEKSAEILVKVLSMGGKKQTITSDNFRDLARDFKVELDEKYLQ, from the coding sequence ATGGCACTACAAGATATGAATTTCATAAAAACATTTACTAAGATAACTAATGATGCATGGCTTAAGGGTTGGCATGAAAGAAATGGTGGAAATATAACTTACAGACTAACAGAAGAAGAAACTAATGGAGTACAGAAATATATAGATGATTCAAGAGAATATACTCCAATAGGCATAAAGGTTGAAAATCTAGCAAATGAAATCTTCTTAGTTACTGGAAGTGGAAAGTTCATAAGAAATGTATCAGTTTGTTTAGAAGAAAACGTTGGCCTTATTAAGATAGATGAAAAAGGTGAAAACTACAAGATAGTATGGGGACTTGTAAATGGTGCTAGACCAACAAGTGAACTTCCTTCACATCTTAACAGTCACTCAATAAAGAAGGCTGCAACAAATGGAAAACATAGAGTTATAATGCATTCACACACTACAAATCTAATAGCATTAACTTTTGTTCTTCCTCTGGATGGACAAGTGTTTACAAGAGAGTTATGGGAGATGGCTACAGAGTGTCCAGTGGTATTTCCAAGTGGTATCGGTGTAGTTCCTTGGATGGTACCAGGTGGAGCAGAAATTGCTGAAGCTACAGGTGAACTTATGAAGTCACATGACATAGTTATATGGGCTCATCATGGAACATTCTGTTCAGGAGAAGATTTAGATCTTACTTTCGGACTAATGGACACAGTAGAAAAATCTGCTGAAATATTAGTTAAAGTATTATCTATGGGTGGAAAGAAACAAACAATAACTTCAGATAACTTTAGAGATTTAGCAAGAGACTTTAAGGTTGAACTGGATGAAAAATACCTACAATAA
- the fucO gene encoding lactaldehyde reductase — translation MVNRIVLNETSYFGQGSISVIGEEAKNRQFKKAFVVTDKDLLKFNVAQKVTRVLEEASVPYVIYDNVKPNPTIENVLTGVKAYAESGADFILAIGGGSSIDTAKGIGIVTNNPEFSDVKSLEGVAATKNKSVPIIAVPTTAGTAAEVTINYVITDEEAVKKMVCVDPKDIPVLAVIDPEMMTSMPKGLTAATGMDALTHAIEGYTTKGAWVMTDMFELKAIELIANNLPKAVENGNDVEARDGMATAQYIAGMGFSNVGLGIVHSMAHQLGAVYDTPHGVANALLLPYVMEYNAPATGEKYREIARQMGVENVDSMTQEEYRRAAVDAVVTLSKSIGIPQKLAEIGAKEEDLEKLAKMAYADVCTPGNPRDTNVEEILELYKKAFK, via the coding sequence ATGGTAAATCGTATAGTTCTTAATGAAACATCTTATTTTGGACAAGGTTCTATCAGTGTAATAGGAGAAGAAGCAAAGAACAGACAATTTAAGAAAGCCTTTGTAGTAACTGATAAAGATCTATTAAAGTTTAATGTTGCTCAAAAGGTTACAAGAGTTCTTGAAGAAGCAAGTGTTCCTTATGTTATATATGATAATGTAAAACCAAATCCAACAATTGAAAATGTTCTAACAGGGGTTAAGGCTTATGCAGAGTCAGGAGCTGACTTCATACTAGCTATAGGTGGAGGATCTTCAATAGATACAGCTAAAGGAATCGGTATCGTAACTAACAATCCAGAATTCTCAGATGTTAAGTCTCTTGAAGGAGTAGCTGCAACTAAGAATAAATCAGTTCCAATAATAGCAGTACCAACAACAGCTGGAACTGCAGCAGAAGTAACTATAAACTACGTTATAACTGATGAAGAAGCAGTAAAGAAGATGGTTTGTGTAGATCCTAAGGATATCCCAGTTCTTGCTGTAATAGATCCAGAAATGATGACTTCAATGCCTAAGGGTTTAACAGCTGCAACTGGAATGGACGCTTTAACTCATGCTATTGAAGGATATACAACTAAAGGTGCTTGGGTTATGACTGATATGTTTGAATTAAAGGCAATAGAACTTATAGCTAATAACCTTCCAAAGGCAGTAGAAAACGGTAATGATGTTGAAGCTAGAGATGGAATGGCTACAGCTCAATATATAGCTGGAATGGGATTTTCAAATGTAGGACTTGGAATAGTTCATTCAATGGCTCATCAATTAGGAGCTGTATATGACACTCCTCATGGTGTTGCTAATGCACTGTTACTACCATATGTTATGGAATACAATGCACCAGCTACTGGAGAAAAGTATAGAGAAATCGCTCGTCAAATGGGTGTTGAAAATGTAGACTCAATGACTCAAGAAGAATATAGAAGAGCAGCAGTAGATGCAGTAGTTACTCTTTCAAAGAGCATTGGTATACCACAAAAGTTAGCTGAAATAGGAGCTAAGGAAGAAGATTTAGAAAAGCTTGCTAAGATGGCATATGCTGATGTTTGTACTCCTGGAAATCCAAGAGATACAAATGTTGAAGAGATATTAGAATTATACAAGAAGGCTTTTAAGTAA
- the nudC gene encoding NAD(+) diphosphatase, with product MEQYFKIISDVTKKSTENDFMFVFFNGNILVKIEENSIKIPLLKELKPLNIKYEEQFFIGEIVENGCFATETHSEIETSEGFELMSLRDFANTVNECLFSAAGRANQILHWNRTNKFCGKCGGNTVTKEDEIAKVCQKCNHVMYPVICPAIIVAVMKGEQILLAHNSNFKNNMYSLIAGFVEAGEDLESAVKREVLEEVGINIKNIRYHNSSPWPFPNSLMLGFIAEYESGEIKVDGKEILYADWFEKDSLPNLPEKFSLARRIIDGVI from the coding sequence ATGGAACAGTACTTTAAAATAATATCTGATGTGACCAAAAAAAGCACAGAGAATGATTTTATGTTCGTGTTTTTTAATGGAAATATATTAGTTAAGATAGAAGAAAATTCTATAAAAATTCCTTTGTTGAAGGAGCTAAAACCATTAAACATAAAATATGAGGAGCAGTTCTTTATCGGAGAAATTGTAGAGAATGGCTGTTTTGCTACAGAGACTCATTCTGAAATTGAGACATCTGAGGGCTTTGAACTAATGTCCTTAAGAGACTTTGCGAATACAGTAAATGAATGCCTATTTTCTGCGGCAGGAAGAGCAAATCAAATACTTCACTGGAACAGAACTAATAAGTTCTGTGGGAAATGTGGAGGAAATACTGTAACTAAAGAAGATGAAATTGCGAAAGTATGCCAAAAGTGTAATCATGTAATGTATCCTGTGATATGTCCAGCTATTATAGTTGCGGTTATGAAAGGTGAACAGATCTTACTTGCTCACAATAGCAATTTCAAGAACAATATGTATAGCTTAATCGCAGGTTTTGTTGAAGCAGGAGAAGATCTAGAAAGCGCAGTTAAGAGAGAGGTTCTTGAAGAAGTTGGTATAAATATTAAGAACATAAGATATCATAATAGTTCTCCATGGCCTTTCCCAAACTCACTGATGCTTGGATTCATAGCAGAATATGAATCTGGTGAGATAAAGGTAGATGGAAAAGAAATATTATATGCAGATTGGTTTGAAAAGGATAGCTTACCAAACTTGCCAGAGAAATTTTCTTTAGCAAGAAGGATAATTGATGGAGTTATATAA